The Paenibacillus sp. G2S3 region ATAGGAGACAATAAAATGCACTTAACTACAGATACAGAATCGCTTCGAGTCTATGAAGCACTTGCAAGTGAAGTCAGGTTAAGGATTATCGAACTACTAGACCGAAAAGAGATGCATATTAAAGAACTGGCTGCCGAGCTCTATCTAAGTAGTGCGATGGTTAGCACCCATGTTGCCAAGCTGCAAAAAGCAGGCCTGATTAACTCTAAAATGAGACGTGTGGATGGAGGCACATATAAGTACTGCTCACTGTCTACGAACTGCCTGCAGATTAAATTATCAGGATCTAGGGGAATCTGCTAATCAGATATTATGAATGATGCGAAATAGAGAAATAATAAATAATAAAAAATAAAAAAACATATTGTAATGAAAACGTTTTTATGGTAATTTAAATCTATAAAAACGTTTTTATTTGTAAAGGAAGATTGAATCATTATGGAAAAGGTAACCATCAAAGACGTTGCTAGAGAGGCTGGAGTATCCATTTCTACAGTTTCCAACGCACTAAATGACGTTGATGTATTAAATCC contains the following coding sequences:
- a CDS encoding ArsR family transcriptional regulator; translation: MHLTTDTESLRVYEALASEVRLRIIELLDRKEMHIKELAAELYLSSAMVSTHVAKLQKAGLINSKMRRVDGGTYKYCSLSTNCLQIKLSGSRGIC